Proteins encoded by one window of Arachis ipaensis cultivar K30076 chromosome B04, Araip1.1, whole genome shotgun sequence:
- the LOC107638717 gene encoding microtubule-associated protein 70-5 isoform X1: MVTLGELNGEEEVPLVLHNPLVLEINGFQNQLIEKGKELATCQGEVKALRATEALKDKAIEELRNEVSKLDQKLRTTENHLKDKNLEIKKLTEEKKDALAAQYAAEAALRRVHLDEKDDDYIPFESVITPLEDEIKLYKNEIKALQEDKKALERLTKSKESALLEAERILRSALERALIVEEVQNENFDLKRQIEICQEENKILEKTHRQKIMEVEKLSQTIHELEEVILASGTTANAVRDYKRQISELQEEKRTLERELARVKVSANRVATVVANEWKDEKDKVMPVRQWLEERRIMQAEMQRLKEKLAISERTAKAESQLKDKLKLRLKTLEEGLKQFGESPKTEKSSILSFLATNSGLRSRSTSQPRGSSVGSSLFQKPSMKNNTDIAAGNLGQGGTTKRKHGSAENVLKKGIWARSKVGDSSEKENEMQVNNTGMNLDSCNNEREADDSKTKDDMVSGFLYDRLQKEVISLRKFCGVKESSLQTKDEEIKVYGLQMLTKKVDALTKAMEVECKKMRREAAVREKEATPTKSEINRRNRSSTPLKGR, from the exons ATGGTGACTTTGGGAGAGCTAAATGGTGAAGAGGAGGTTCCACTTGTCCTACATAACCCTTTGGTCTTGGAGATTAATGGTTTCCAAAACCAACTCATAG AAAAGGGTAAGGAACTTGCAACTTGCCAGGGTGAAGTCAAGGCCTTAAGGGCAACTGAAGCTCTCAAGGATAAGGCCATAGAAGAG CTGAGAAATGAAGTTAGTAAACTGGATCAGAAACTTAGAACAACCGAGAATCATCTTAAGGACAAG AATCTAGAAATCAAGAAACTGACAGAAGAAAAGAAAGACGCCTTGGCTGCGCAATATGCAGCAGAAGCAGCTCTTAGAAGGGTACATTTAGATGAGAAGGATGATGATTATATTCCATTTGAGAGTGTGATCACTCCTCTTGAGGATGAGATCAAGTTGTATAAAAATGAG ATTAAAGCACTGCAAGAAGATAAGAAGGCATTGGAACGGCTCACAAAGTCGAAAGAGTCGGCATTGCTCGAAGCAGAGAGGATATTAAGAAGTGCACTAGAGAGGGCTCTAATAGTTGAGGAAGTACAGAATGAAAACTTTGATCTGAAGAGACAGATTGAGATTTGCCAG GAGGAGAACAAAATCTTAGAGAAAACGCATCGCCAAAAGATCATGGAAGTTGAAAAGCTTAGCCAAACCATTCATGAACTTGAGGAGGTCATATTAGCTAGTGGAACAACTGCTAACGCCGTTCGAGACTATAAGCGACAGATTTCTGAACTGCAA GAGGAGAAGAGGACATTGGAGAGGGAGCTAGCAAGAGTGAAAGTTTCAGCTAACAGAGTTGCAACTGTTGTGGCTAATGAGTGGAAGGATGAAAAGGATAAGGTCATGCCGGTCCGGCAATGGCTAGAAGAAAGGAGGATTATGCAG GCCGAGATGCAACGATTGAAAGAAAAGCTAGCTATATCAGAGAGAACAGCAAAGGCAGAGTCACAATTGAAG gACAAACTAAAGCTGAGGTTGAAAACACTAGAAGAAGGCTTAAAACAGTTTGGTGAAtctccaaaaacagaaaagtctagCATCTTGAGTTTTTTAGCTACTAATAGTGGACTAAGAAGCAGATCCACATCACAACCAAGAGGATCTTCTGTTGGAAGCTCTTTGTTCCAGAAACCAAGCATGAAAAACAACACAGACATTGCTGCTGGGAACCTAGGACAAGGTGGAACTACAAAAAGGAAACACGGTTCTGCGGAAAACGTGTTGAAGAAAGGTATATGGGCAAGAAGTAAAGTTGGTGATAGTAGTGAAAAGGAAAATGAGATGCAGGTGAACAACACAGGAATGAACTTAGATAGCTGCAATAATGAGAGAGAAGCAGATGACTCCAAAACCAAGGATGATATGGTCTCAGGTTTTCTGTATGATAGGCTTCAAAAAGAGGTCATCAGTTTGAGGAAGTTTTGTGGAGTTAAAGAGAGTAGTTTGCAAACCAAAGATGAGGAAATAAAG GTATATGGCTTGCAGATGCTTACAAAGAAAGTCGATGCACTTACAAAGGCAATGGAAGTGGAGTGTAAGAAAATGAGAAGAGAAGCAGCTGTTAGAGAAAAGGAGGCTACACCAACAAAGTCAGAAATAAACAGAAGAAACAGAAGCTCAACTCCTCTCAAAG GGCGATAA
- the LOC107638717 gene encoding microtubule-associated protein 70-5 isoform X2 has translation MVTLGELNGEEEVPLVLHNPLVLEINGFQNQLIEKGKELATCQGEVKALRATEALKDKAIEELRNEVSKLDQKLRTTENHLKDKNLEIKKLTEEKKDALAAQYAAEAALRRVHLDEKDDDYIPFESVITPLEDEIKLYKNEIKALQEDKKALERLTKSKESALLEAERILRSALERALIVEEVQNENFDLKRQIEICQEENKILEKTHRQKIMEVEKLSQTIHELEEVILASGTTANAVRDYKRQISELQEEKRTLERELARVKVSANRVATVVANEWKDEKDKVMPVRQWLEERRIMQAEMQRLKEKLAISERTAKAESQLKDKLKLRLKTLEEGLKQFGESPKTEKSSILSFLATNSGLRSRSTSQPRGSSVGSSLFQKPSMKNNTDIAAGNLGQGGTTKRKHGSAENVLKKGIWARSKVGDSSEKENEMQVNNTGMNLDSCNNEREADDSKTKDDMVSGFLYDRLQKEVISLRKFCGVKESSLQTKDEEIKMLTKKVDALTKAMEVECKKMRREAAVREKEATPTKSEINRRNRSSTPLKGR, from the exons ATGGTGACTTTGGGAGAGCTAAATGGTGAAGAGGAGGTTCCACTTGTCCTACATAACCCTTTGGTCTTGGAGATTAATGGTTTCCAAAACCAACTCATAG AAAAGGGTAAGGAACTTGCAACTTGCCAGGGTGAAGTCAAGGCCTTAAGGGCAACTGAAGCTCTCAAGGATAAGGCCATAGAAGAG CTGAGAAATGAAGTTAGTAAACTGGATCAGAAACTTAGAACAACCGAGAATCATCTTAAGGACAAG AATCTAGAAATCAAGAAACTGACAGAAGAAAAGAAAGACGCCTTGGCTGCGCAATATGCAGCAGAAGCAGCTCTTAGAAGGGTACATTTAGATGAGAAGGATGATGATTATATTCCATTTGAGAGTGTGATCACTCCTCTTGAGGATGAGATCAAGTTGTATAAAAATGAG ATTAAAGCACTGCAAGAAGATAAGAAGGCATTGGAACGGCTCACAAAGTCGAAAGAGTCGGCATTGCTCGAAGCAGAGAGGATATTAAGAAGTGCACTAGAGAGGGCTCTAATAGTTGAGGAAGTACAGAATGAAAACTTTGATCTGAAGAGACAGATTGAGATTTGCCAG GAGGAGAACAAAATCTTAGAGAAAACGCATCGCCAAAAGATCATGGAAGTTGAAAAGCTTAGCCAAACCATTCATGAACTTGAGGAGGTCATATTAGCTAGTGGAACAACTGCTAACGCCGTTCGAGACTATAAGCGACAGATTTCTGAACTGCAA GAGGAGAAGAGGACATTGGAGAGGGAGCTAGCAAGAGTGAAAGTTTCAGCTAACAGAGTTGCAACTGTTGTGGCTAATGAGTGGAAGGATGAAAAGGATAAGGTCATGCCGGTCCGGCAATGGCTAGAAGAAAGGAGGATTATGCAG GCCGAGATGCAACGATTGAAAGAAAAGCTAGCTATATCAGAGAGAACAGCAAAGGCAGAGTCACAATTGAAG gACAAACTAAAGCTGAGGTTGAAAACACTAGAAGAAGGCTTAAAACAGTTTGGTGAAtctccaaaaacagaaaagtctagCATCTTGAGTTTTTTAGCTACTAATAGTGGACTAAGAAGCAGATCCACATCACAACCAAGAGGATCTTCTGTTGGAAGCTCTTTGTTCCAGAAACCAAGCATGAAAAACAACACAGACATTGCTGCTGGGAACCTAGGACAAGGTGGAACTACAAAAAGGAAACACGGTTCTGCGGAAAACGTGTTGAAGAAAGGTATATGGGCAAGAAGTAAAGTTGGTGATAGTAGTGAAAAGGAAAATGAGATGCAGGTGAACAACACAGGAATGAACTTAGATAGCTGCAATAATGAGAGAGAAGCAGATGACTCCAAAACCAAGGATGATATGGTCTCAGGTTTTCTGTATGATAGGCTTCAAAAAGAGGTCATCAGTTTGAGGAAGTTTTGTGGAGTTAAAGAGAGTAGTTTGCAAACCAAAGATGAGGAAATAAAG ATGCTTACAAAGAAAGTCGATGCACTTACAAAGGCAATGGAAGTGGAGTGTAAGAAAATGAGAAGAGAAGCAGCTGTTAGAGAAAAGGAGGCTACACCAACAAAGTCAGAAATAAACAGAAGAAACAGAAGCTCAACTCCTCTCAAAG GGCGATAA